The following are from one region of the Paenibacillus sp. JZ16 genome:
- a CDS encoding two-component system sensor histidine kinase NtrB, with product MLSLWKDILLQVLLSGTLIFHLPLLLDRHLKCLNKKNPDDLLRFRKHIVIACGISTVLCVLISAMNDYYVPINLGVIPLFLGILYGGRRSGLFLAAVYITSQGLINGWSTIGLILNMLVLGYSLLPWITSNFRKGSMTEKICWLWSALIPAMLIIVASHAIEGKVKNDALNPDTILVTILYMLIGIFYSGMIVYWIELTNERLGAGQYDVKNREWSSLTKMMEMIPLGMVAVDRSGNIIAFNQPLIRSFRNVFPNLSTKDVIGRPLFDLLDGMIQKEHLRSRFHRAIDGIESTGEIMRSATRVYSTGIYPLIHNENGDILGAVGIMEDITELERLRTEFINVERLSLVGQMAASITHEIRNPMAVVRGFLQLMQEKSPDTLDHYYRIVMEELDRANGIISDFLSLAQNRVAEKEECHLHDIIHELSPLLWADANLRGQSIELKLGTEIPHLHLNAKEMKQLILNLCRNGMEAMDDKGTLTIETRVDGDQVLLYVADTGIGISENELERLFEPFFTTKSKGTGLGLALCMSIVQRHHGTIDVKSRLGEGTVFIISFPVHSYLQSLPETESAAASE from the coding sequence GTGCTGAGCCTATGGAAAGATATTTTGCTGCAAGTTTTGCTGTCTGGTACACTCATCTTTCATCTGCCGCTTCTCCTCGACAGACATCTAAAGTGCCTGAACAAGAAGAATCCGGATGATCTGCTTCGATTTCGCAAACATATTGTCATTGCATGCGGAATCAGCACTGTATTATGTGTCTTGATCTCGGCCATGAACGATTATTACGTACCGATCAACCTTGGGGTAATTCCGTTATTTTTAGGCATATTATATGGAGGTCGTCGTTCAGGGCTATTTCTTGCAGCTGTGTATATCACAAGCCAAGGGCTGATTAATGGTTGGTCCACGATCGGCCTCATCCTGAATATGCTGGTTCTGGGATATTCGCTATTACCTTGGATCACCTCTAATTTCAGGAAAGGCTCCATGACCGAGAAGATTTGTTGGCTGTGGAGCGCGCTTATTCCGGCCATGCTGATTATTGTAGCCTCCCACGCGATTGAAGGAAAGGTTAAGAATGATGCTCTGAATCCGGATACGATATTGGTGACCATTTTGTATATGCTGATCGGCATTTTTTATTCTGGAATGATTGTGTATTGGATCGAATTAACCAATGAGCGTCTGGGCGCGGGCCAATATGATGTGAAGAACAGAGAGTGGTCATCGTTAACCAAAATGATGGAGATGATTCCTTTAGGGATGGTCGCGGTAGATCGAAGCGGCAATATCATCGCCTTTAATCAACCGCTTATCCGCAGCTTTCGAAACGTGTTTCCTAATCTGTCGACCAAGGATGTGATCGGCAGACCGTTGTTTGACTTATTAGATGGCATGATTCAAAAAGAACATCTGCGCAGTCGGTTTCATAGAGCGATAGATGGAATCGAAAGCACCGGTGAGATTATGCGAAGCGCTACCAGGGTGTATTCCACGGGCATTTATCCGCTTATACATAACGAGAACGGCGACATCTTGGGTGCGGTAGGTATTATGGAAGATATTACGGAGCTGGAGCGGCTTCGGACGGAATTTATTAATGTAGAGCGTTTAAGTTTGGTTGGCCAAATGGCGGCAAGCATTACCCATGAAATTCGCAATCCGATGGCTGTCGTGCGTGGATTCTTGCAGCTGATGCAGGAGAAGAGTCCGGATACGCTGGACCATTATTACCGGATTGTCATGGAGGAGCTCGATCGGGCTAACGGTATCATCAGCGATTTTTTATCCCTCGCCCAAAACCGGGTTGCAGAAAAAGAAGAGTGTCACCTGCATGACATTATACATGAGCTCAGTCCCCTCTTGTGGGCTGACGCGAATTTGCGCGGCCAGAGCATTGAGCTGAAACTCGGAACCGAAATTCCCCATCTGCATCTGAATGCCAAGGAGATGAAACAGCTGATTCTGAACCTGTGCCGAAACGGGATGGAGGCTATGGACGACAAGGGGACGTTGACGATCGAAACCCGGGTCGATGGGGATCAGGTCCTGCTTTATGTTGCGGATACAGGAATCGGCATCTCCGAGAATGAGCTGGAGCGTTTGTTTGAGCCTTTCTTTACGACGAAGAGCAAGGGAACGGGGCTGGGACTTGCCCTGTGCATGAGCATTGTACAGCGTCATCACGGGACCATTGATGTGAAGTCGAGGCTAGGGGAAGGAACGGTTTTCATTATTTCCTTTCCCGTCCACTCTTACCTGCAAAGCTTACCGGAAACCGAGAGCGCTGCCGCTTCCGAATAA
- a CDS encoding BrxA/BrxB family bacilliredoxin, with product MGMSFDRYMRDMVQPMRDELTSLGIKELTTPEEVEEVLPVAKGTTLVVVNSVCGCAAGQARPGVAIALENQVKPDHLYTVFAGQDKEATAKAREYFAPYPPSSPSIALLKDGELVHFIERHQVENRSAEEIAADLTDAFNRYCQ from the coding sequence ATGGGTATGTCTTTTGACCGATATATGCGCGATATGGTTCAACCGATGCGGGATGAGCTGACTAGCTTGGGAATCAAGGAGCTGACAACGCCTGAAGAGGTGGAGGAAGTGCTTCCGGTAGCGAAAGGTACAACGCTGGTCGTTGTAAACTCCGTATGCGGATGCGCAGCTGGGCAAGCACGTCCTGGTGTAGCTATAGCGCTTGAGAATCAGGTGAAGCCGGATCATTTGTATACCGTGTTCGCCGGACAGGATAAGGAAGCAACGGCGAAAGCCCGCGAGTATTTTGCTCCGTATCCTCCATCCTCCCCATCGATTGCGCTGTTGAAGGACGGAGAATTGGTGCATTTTATTGAGCGTCATCAAGTGGAGAATCGTTCTGCAGAAGAAATCGCGGCGGATTTGACCGACGCATTCAATCGCTACTGCCAATAA
- the nadE gene encoding ammonia-dependent NAD(+) synthetase, with translation MSLQEQIIAELGVKPTINVEEEVRKRVDFLKTYVKNSGTSGLLIAISGGIDSAVAAGLCKRATDELTEETGKEYKTLGVFQPYGEQADISDSYATAKAFDLKYTVETNIEEAVNEVALEVEHGLKNIGVHKHMSIPGKGNVKARVRMVVQYALAFEQNLIVVGTDHASEAITGFYTKWGDGAVDITPLSSLNKRQVRMLASYLGVPQSILDKAPSAGLWEGQTDEKELGISYEDNSDYLEGKTINPDVQQKLESYYNKTAHKRNTIPGI, from the coding sequence ATGAGCCTACAAGAACAAATTATCGCCGAACTGGGTGTCAAACCTACCATTAATGTGGAGGAAGAGGTACGCAAGCGCGTTGATTTTCTGAAAACCTATGTGAAGAACTCGGGTACTTCCGGATTGCTGATCGCCATTAGCGGCGGGATTGATTCGGCGGTGGCTGCCGGTCTGTGCAAACGGGCTACTGACGAGCTTACGGAGGAGACCGGTAAGGAATACAAGACACTAGGGGTGTTCCAGCCATACGGCGAGCAGGCTGATATTTCCGACAGCTACGCCACGGCGAAGGCCTTCGATTTGAAATATACCGTCGAGACCAATATCGAGGAAGCCGTGAACGAGGTTGCACTGGAGGTAGAGCATGGCCTGAAGAATATCGGTGTTCATAAGCATATGAGCATTCCCGGCAAAGGCAATGTGAAAGCAAGGGTGCGTATGGTGGTACAATATGCGCTGGCATTCGAACAGAATTTGATCGTGGTCGGCACGGATCATGCTTCCGAGGCGATTACCGGCTTCTATACCAAGTGGGGCGATGGAGCAGTGGACATTACGCCGCTGAGTTCCCTGAACAAGCGTCAGGTTCGGATGCTCGCATCCTATTTGGGGGTTCCGCAATCGATTCTGGACAAAGCGCCTTCTGCCGGCCTTTGGGAAGGTCAGACAGACGAGAAAGAGCTCGGAATCAGCTACGAGGATAACAGCGATTATCTGGAAGGCAAGACGATCAATCCTGATGTTCAGCAGAAGCTCGAGAGCTATTACAATAAAACCGCGCACAAGCGCAATACGATTCCAGGCATCTAA
- a CDS encoding dihydrofolate reductase family protein, whose product MGSLIYHVAVSLDYFIADQAMMDGRIDRTLFLFDGEHVPDFLAEIQEFEAVLMGGKTYEFGFKMGAKPGEPGYKGLKHYIFSRSLEFESNDEVELVKEDAIPYIHNLKQRTDGKLWLCGGGELAGSLLQHQLIDQLVLKVNPVIVGDGVPLFGSVKPRLRLELVDMKQYANGVLKPTYNIMYT is encoded by the coding sequence ATGGGCTCATTGATTTATCACGTTGCCGTTTCGCTTGACTATTTTATCGCAGATCAAGCCATGATGGATGGGAGGATCGACCGCACTCTCTTTTTATTCGATGGGGAGCATGTTCCGGACTTCTTGGCAGAGATTCAGGAGTTTGAGGCTGTGCTGATGGGCGGTAAAACCTATGAGTTTGGATTTAAGATGGGGGCTAAGCCGGGTGAACCTGGTTACAAAGGACTCAAACATTATATATTCTCACGGTCATTAGAATTCGAATCCAATGATGAAGTTGAGTTAGTCAAGGAGGACGCCATCCCGTACATCCATAATCTCAAACAACGGACAGACGGTAAGCTCTGGCTGTGCGGCGGCGGGGAATTGGCAGGAAGCCTGCTTCAGCATCAACTGATCGATCAGCTTGTATTAAAGGTCAACCCGGTAATAGTTGGTGACGGCGTTCCGTTGTTCGGCAGTGTCAAACCCCGGCTAAGACTCGAACTGGTCGATATGAAGCAATATGCCAACGGCGTTCTCAAACCAACCTACAACATCATGTATACCTAA
- the acpS gene encoding holo-ACP synthase, protein MIYGIGHDVLDMKRMEMLMTGPHGERFMQRVLTQGEQVIAAGKGAKRTEFVAGRFAAKEAISKAFGSGIGGVIGFRDIEVLPGSLGRPEARLSQEAWDRLGMEESAHYAIHLTISHQATLASAFAVVEKI, encoded by the coding sequence GTGATCTACGGAATCGGACATGACGTGCTGGACATGAAGCGAATGGAGATGTTAATGACAGGCCCGCATGGAGAGAGGTTCATGCAGCGCGTGCTTACGCAGGGCGAGCAGGTCATTGCCGCCGGCAAGGGGGCGAAACGCACGGAGTTTGTTGCCGGGCGCTTTGCTGCCAAAGAGGCGATATCCAAAGCCTTTGGCTCCGGAATCGGGGGTGTAATCGGGTTTCGTGACATCGAAGTGCTGCCGGGTTCTCTTGGCAGGCCTGAGGCACGTTTATCCCAGGAAGCCTGGGACCGCCTTGGAATGGAGGAGTCCGCCCATTATGCGATTCATTTGACGATTTCGCATCAGGCCACGCTGGCTTCCGCTTTTGCCGTGGTTGAGAAGATTTAA
- the mutY gene encoding A/G-specific adenine glycosylase, which produces MYNKEHKQYFSHELLDWYEINKRDLPWRRHRDPYYIWVSEIMLQQTRVDTVIPYFHRFIERFPTIQSLADAPEDDVLKCWEGLGYYSRARNLQAAARQVTEQYGGVMPSGKEEVSGLKGIGPYTSGAIRSIAFNIPAAAVDSNVMRVLSRYFLIEEDIMKVKTRTKMEDLVLTLVPDGRASDFTQALMELGALICTPKSPKCLVCPVMEHCTARFEGKEESLPIKTKAKPPRPEYRLTAIVEGTGVHEGKILIRKRPSTGLLAGMWELPHVIVSTEGSGVPAAMSEETTMNRLRDALLEEGVPVLPIGHVMDAEHTFSHIQWNMGVYRCKWHEVPPAALQAAESAAAYETGEENFRWIHVHDMERYAFPNVFIRILNSYFSS; this is translated from the coding sequence ATGTATAACAAGGAACACAAACAATACTTCAGCCACGAGCTGCTGGATTGGTATGAGATCAACAAAAGGGATTTGCCATGGCGCAGGCACCGCGATCCCTACTATATATGGGTATCTGAAATTATGCTGCAGCAGACCCGGGTGGACACGGTAATTCCTTACTTCCACCGGTTTATCGAACGGTTTCCAACGATTCAGTCGCTTGCGGATGCGCCGGAAGACGATGTATTGAAATGCTGGGAGGGCCTCGGCTATTATTCCCGGGCACGCAACCTTCAGGCTGCCGCCAGGCAGGTGACAGAGCAGTATGGTGGCGTTATGCCGAGCGGCAAAGAAGAAGTGTCGGGACTTAAAGGCATTGGTCCATATACCTCGGGTGCCATTCGCAGCATCGCATTTAACATTCCTGCCGCAGCAGTGGACAGTAACGTCATGCGTGTGCTGTCACGCTATTTTTTGATTGAAGAAGATATTATGAAGGTGAAAACCCGGACCAAGATGGAGGATCTGGTGCTGACGCTGGTTCCGGACGGGCGAGCATCGGATTTCACTCAGGCGCTGATGGAACTGGGGGCGTTGATCTGTACGCCGAAGTCTCCTAAATGTCTGGTATGTCCGGTGATGGAGCATTGTACAGCGCGGTTTGAGGGCAAAGAGGAGTCCCTTCCTATTAAGACGAAGGCCAAGCCGCCGCGTCCTGAATACCGCCTTACGGCGATTGTAGAGGGCACCGGCGTGCACGAAGGGAAGATTCTGATCCGTAAGCGTCCATCCACCGGTTTATTGGCAGGGATGTGGGAGCTGCCGCATGTAATTGTATCGACCGAAGGGAGCGGCGTACCGGCCGCGATGTCGGAGGAGACAACGATGAACCGATTGAGGGATGCCCTACTGGAAGAAGGGGTTCCGGTTCTGCCGATCGGCCATGTGATGGACGCTGAGCATACCTTTAGCCATATTCAATGGAATATGGGCGTGTACCGCTGTAAGTGGCACGAGGTTCCGCCGGCAGCCCTGCAAGCAGCAGAGAGTGCAGCGGCTTATGAGACAGGGGAGGAGAACTTTCGCTGGATTCACGTTCATGACATGGAACGTTACGCATTTCCGAATGTGTTCATTCGGATTCTGAACTCGTATTTCTCATCTTGA
- a CDS encoding superoxide dismutase translates to MAFQLPALPYANDALEPHIDAQTMEIHHDRHHNTYVTNLNAALENAPELQGKSLEDLIANLDAVPESIRTAVRNNGGGHANHSLFWEVIGPNGGGQPTGALADAINSELGGFDKFKEDFAKAATTRFGSGWAWLVVKDGKLAVTSTPNQDSPIMEGQTPLLGLDVWEHAYYLKYQNKRPDYISAFWNVVNWEEVGKRYDNAK, encoded by the coding sequence ATGGCATTTCAATTACCAGCACTTCCTTACGCAAACGACGCGCTCGAGCCTCATATCGACGCACAGACGATGGAGATCCACCATGATCGCCACCATAATACCTACGTAACCAACTTGAACGCTGCTCTTGAGAACGCTCCTGAGCTTCAAGGCAAATCCCTTGAGGATCTGATCGCTAACCTTGACGCTGTACCGGAAAGCATCCGCACAGCGGTTCGCAACAACGGCGGCGGCCATGCTAACCACTCCCTGTTCTGGGAAGTTATCGGACCAAACGGCGGCGGACAACCGACTGGCGCATTGGCTGATGCCATCAACAGCGAGCTCGGCGGCTTCGATAAATTCAAAGAAGATTTCGCAAAAGCGGCTACAACTCGTTTTGGCAGCGGCTGGGCTTGGCTCGTTGTTAAAGACGGCAAACTGGCAGTAACCAGCACACCAAACCAAGACAGCCCGATCATGGAAGGTCAAACTCCTCTCCTCGGCCTGGACGTTTGGGAGCATGCTTACTACCTGAAGTATCAAAACAAACGCCCTGATTACATTTCCGCATTCTGGAATGTAGTAAACTGGGAAGAAGTCGGCAAACGTTACGATAACGCGAAATAA
- a CDS encoding ABC transporter ATP-binding protein, whose product MLRLENVSHSFKNGNEVLKVLHNIQFEVQKGEMIALLGSSGSGKSTLLNLMAGLMKPTEGHIYIADQDIVKYGENKLAVFRRKHIGFIFQAYELIPTLTVRENVELPLVFQSVSSSKRRKKAMELLEMTGIGDKASLYPSQLSGGQQQRVSIARSLITEPSVIFADEPTGNLDTKTEEEIIRIMMALNESMKTTFVIVTHEMEVAAQMKKTIMLRDGYLVQPEDYTTPAAGQRGPNAPSSLSGVPVHAEEAGEVS is encoded by the coding sequence ATGTTGCGTTTGGAAAATGTATCGCACAGCTTTAAGAACGGTAACGAAGTGTTAAAGGTGCTCCATAATATCCAGTTCGAAGTCCAGAAGGGGGAGATGATTGCCCTGCTCGGCAGTTCCGGGTCGGGCAAGTCCACGCTGCTCAACTTAATGGCAGGACTGATGAAGCCGACGGAAGGCCATATTTATATTGCCGATCAGGATATTGTCAAATACGGGGAAAACAAGCTTGCTGTCTTCCGGCGCAAGCATATCGGATTTATTTTTCAGGCCTATGAGCTGATCCCGACGCTCACGGTTCGGGAGAACGTGGAGCTTCCACTGGTCTTTCAATCCGTTTCTTCGTCCAAGCGCCGCAAGAAAGCGATGGAGCTGCTGGAGATGACGGGGATCGGCGATAAGGCTTCACTGTACCCGTCCCAGTTGTCAGGCGGACAGCAGCAGCGCGTCAGTATTGCGCGCTCGTTGATTACCGAGCCTTCCGTAATTTTTGCGGACGAGCCGACGGGCAACCTGGACACCAAGACGGAAGAAGAAATTATCCGAATTATGATGGCGCTGAATGAGTCCATGAAAACGACGTTTGTCATCGTTACCCATGAGATGGAAGTCGCTGCTCAAATGAAAAAAACGATTATGCTCCGTGACGGTTATTTGGTTCAGCCGGAGGACTATACAACGCCAGCAGCAGGACAACGGGGGCCAAACGCCCCTTCGTCCCTGTCTGGGGTCCCGGTTCATGCGGAGGAGGCAGGTGAGGTCAGCTGA
- a CDS encoding ABC transporter permease, producing MTGISIGCAAIIVAISIGNGAQNYLETEIIGGMKLDEITVTPQGSSGQGEGSGPAVGADRGLLTDDKVQVIQGFDHVKSVIATKQLGYFRAISSDNLINDGFNVVAVDLSKLKEQGNRFKEGGPLDQIGAMVLNYGATTGWKDAETSERLMNMINTDPNNPKIWEEYQMYESTVSEMNGKNIQLEQMDGDKKQLSPQLYVGGVLDVPTGRDAQFAIYDRQAYISFDTAEWLTNSLKLQNGTASKQRVYDSLTVKVDDLQHIKPLEELISKLALNASDNLAMRDQVASQLDTFKAIALGIGVFILLLASISIIVAMTMSTHQRRRQIGIMKVLGANMPQIRNMFIVEASLLGLLGGLLGIVFAFLIIKGLNSFIMASAGMSGLQIAVTLETLPIGIAFAVMTGIFSGIYPAISAARTNALLAIKRD from the coding sequence ATGACTGGTATTTCGATTGGATGCGCGGCTATTATCGTAGCGATCAGCATTGGCAACGGCGCCCAAAATTATTTGGAGACGGAAATTATAGGCGGCATGAAGCTTGACGAAATTACGGTGACTCCGCAGGGCTCAAGCGGGCAAGGGGAAGGCAGCGGCCCCGCGGTCGGAGCAGACCGTGGATTGCTGACAGATGATAAGGTTCAGGTGATTCAGGGCTTTGATCATGTCAAATCCGTTATAGCCACTAAGCAGCTCGGGTATTTTAGAGCCATTTCGTCCGACAACCTGATCAACGACGGCTTCAACGTGGTGGCCGTGGACCTGTCAAAGCTCAAAGAGCAGGGTAACAGGTTCAAGGAAGGCGGCCCGCTTGATCAGATCGGTGCTATGGTGCTCAATTACGGGGCAACAACCGGATGGAAGGATGCAGAGACGAGCGAAAGATTGATGAATATGATCAATACCGATCCCAACAATCCGAAGATATGGGAAGAATATCAGATGTATGAGAGCACCGTATCGGAAATGAACGGTAAAAATATTCAGCTGGAGCAGATGGACGGTGACAAGAAACAGCTTAGCCCGCAGCTTTATGTTGGAGGCGTGCTGGACGTGCCTACAGGGAGAGATGCCCAGTTTGCGATCTACGATCGTCAGGCCTATATTTCCTTTGATACGGCGGAATGGCTAACAAATAGTTTAAAACTGCAAAATGGGACAGCTTCGAAACAGCGGGTATACGATAGCCTAACCGTCAAAGTGGATGATCTGCAGCATATTAAACCGCTCGAGGAATTGATCTCAAAGCTTGCGCTTAATGCGAGCGACAATCTGGCTATGCGTGATCAGGTCGCTTCCCAATTGGATACATTCAAAGCGATCGCTCTCGGCATCGGCGTATTTATCCTGTTATTGGCCTCGATATCGATCATCGTAGCGATGACGATGTCTACGCATCAGCGCCGCAGACAAATCGGCATCATGAAGGTTCTGGGGGCGAATATGCCGCAAATCCGCAACATGTTCATCGTAGAAGCCAGCCTGCTCGGTTTGCTTGGCGGATTGCTTGGCATCGTATTCGCATTTTTGATCATCAAGGGACTAAATTCATTCATTATGGCTTCGGCGGGCATGTCTGGGCTGCAAATTGCGGTTACGCTGGAGACGCTGCCGATCGGCATTGCATTCGCCGTGATGACCGGAATCTTCTCGGGGATCTATCCGGCGATCAGTGCAGCAAGAACGAACGCACTTCTGGCCATCAAGCGGGATTAG
- a CDS encoding efflux RND transporter periplasmic adaptor subunit translates to MIKKIIKWTVIVAVLGLVGYWGYGQVKPKEPEIPMMEEPQVISFPVTEESIVSTVQVKGTSEYGRETNVYAPFEAKVESWNVENGQQIKKGDALFKLEQTAIRQQLQQKEAELQKRKLEQELKEFTLNQDLDNAPALGTEAERLKMLADQENARLSSQLDEVTNDIERQTLADLNDRLKKATYLSPATGLFLFDPTQQRPQSVTANQYIGKIVDLDSLRLVAYVGENDIFSIKQDMAVEVKLPSIKDLKLKGKVLEVAKFAETTAQEKQTSQTPQFKVIISLPKEDRLIGGLTLNGDIVTKRKDKAVVVPKLAVMTDGGTSYVMVDKGGGQIERQDIETGLQTLDKVEVVSGLKVGDTVVLQ, encoded by the coding sequence ATGATAAAAAAAATCATAAAATGGACGGTTATCGTTGCCGTGCTGGGCTTGGTGGGATATTGGGGATATGGACAGGTGAAACCGAAAGAACCCGAGATTCCCATGATGGAAGAGCCGCAGGTCATCTCATTTCCCGTAACCGAGGAAAGCATCGTCTCGACCGTGCAGGTCAAGGGAACGTCCGAATACGGGCGGGAGACCAATGTGTACGCACCTTTTGAAGCGAAAGTGGAGTCTTGGAACGTAGAGAACGGCCAGCAGATCAAGAAAGGCGATGCGCTTTTTAAATTGGAGCAAACGGCCATTCGCCAGCAGCTTCAGCAGAAGGAAGCCGAGCTGCAGAAGCGGAAGCTGGAGCAGGAGCTGAAGGAGTTCACGTTAAATCAAGACCTCGATAACGCCCCGGCGTTAGGAACGGAGGCCGAGCGCCTTAAAATGCTGGCAGACCAGGAAAATGCTCGGCTGAGCAGTCAGCTGGACGAGGTTACCAACGATATTGAACGCCAGACGCTGGCCGACTTGAATGACAGGCTGAAGAAAGCTACATACCTATCACCTGCAACAGGCCTGTTTCTGTTCGATCCGACGCAGCAGCGGCCGCAATCGGTGACGGCGAACCAGTATATCGGCAAAATCGTCGACCTGGATTCTCTTCGATTAGTGGCATATGTCGGGGAAAACGATATATTCAGCATTAAGCAGGACATGGCGGTTGAAGTAAAGCTGCCGTCCATCAAGGATCTAAAGCTGAAGGGAAAGGTGCTGGAAGTGGCCAAATTTGCCGAGACGACGGCTCAGGAGAAGCAAACCTCCCAGACGCCACAGTTTAAGGTGATCATCTCGCTGCCGAAGGAAGATCGTTTGATCGGCGGGCTGACGCTGAACGGAGATATTGTAACCAAACGAAAAGATAAGGCGGTTGTGGTTCCTAAACTTGCCGTTATGACGGACGGAGGCACCTCCTACGTCATGGTGGACAAGGGAGGCGGCCAGATTGAACGGCAGGATATCGAGACCGGCTTGCAGACGCTGGATAAAGTCGAGGTTGTGTCAGGGCTGAAAGTGGGCGACACCGTCGTTCTCCAGTAA
- a CDS encoding GNAT family N-acetyltransferase, with amino-acid sequence MHVRSFQLSDCNPVTELLQIALSEECYENTMEPFSRQLAWDSDLIMVAEENGEIVGALIGTIERNHGCYYRIAIHPDYRRKGIGKALISAMEQRFQSRKVSRIMVAGDEHNAAAMPFYEAMGYGASQILRSFQKLSILGQ; translated from the coding sequence ATGCATGTTCGTTCCTTTCAGTTGAGTGACTGTAACCCCGTAACCGAGCTTCTGCAGATTGCTTTATCGGAAGAATGCTACGAAAACACGATGGAGCCCTTCTCCAGACAGCTTGCTTGGGACTCCGATCTGATTATGGTGGCTGAAGAAAACGGTGAAATCGTTGGTGCCTTAATCGGTACGATCGAACGCAATCATGGTTGTTATTACCGCATTGCCATTCATCCCGACTACCGCAGAAAAGGGATTGGCAAAGCATTGATTTCGGCAATGGAACAGCGTTTTCAATCACGGAAAGTCAGTCGGATCATGGTAGCCGGAGACGAGCACAACGCCGCAGCCATGCCATTTTATGAAGCTATGGGATACGGTGCCAGCCAAATCCTGCGGTCGTTCCAGAAGCTCAGTATCCTTGGTCAATAG
- the lepB gene encoding signal peptidase I produces MGQVISPDSTEQGENNGPQNQPGKKNSWAAELWDWVKTIAIAFVIMVLLNMFVFNLSMVKGESMQPTLVASERLFINKVVYRFAEPSHGDVIVLKDPSDGPDKKEFLVKRVVGVPGDTIEVKDQKLYVNGVAQQEGYTDVPIEDPGFEPITLEEGRYFVMGDNRHLGKSKDSRMFGSVKESDIVGRAEFIFWPLSEIKKL; encoded by the coding sequence ATGGGACAAGTGATTTCTCCGGATTCAACTGAGCAGGGCGAGAACAACGGACCTCAGAATCAACCTGGCAAGAAGAACAGCTGGGCTGCCGAGCTTTGGGATTGGGTAAAGACGATTGCGATTGCATTTGTTATTATGGTGCTTCTAAATATGTTTGTGTTCAACCTTTCTATGGTTAAAGGTGAATCTATGCAGCCGACACTGGTAGCATCGGAGCGGCTGTTTATTAATAAAGTGGTATATCGCTTTGCCGAACCGAGCCATGGCGATGTCATTGTGCTTAAGGACCCGAGCGATGGCCCGGATAAGAAGGAGTTTCTTGTAAAGCGTGTCGTTGGCGTACCTGGGGACACCATTGAGGTAAAGGACCAGAAGCTGTACGTAAACGGAGTTGCACAGCAGGAAGGATATACCGATGTCCCGATCGAGGACCCGGGCTTTGAGCCCATAACCCTGGAAGAGGGCCGCTACTTCGTTATGGGAGATAACCGCCATCTTGGAAAGAGCAAGGACAGCCGCATGTTCGGCAGCGTGAAGGAAAGCGACATCGTGGGCAGGGCTGAATTTATTTTCTGGCCGTTGTCCGAGATCAAAAAGCTGTAG